The genomic segment CCCGGGCCTGGCAGAAGCGCACTACCAACTGGGGCTGGCCTATCTCCGTCTGGGAACATTTCCGGATGCCTACCAGGAGTTCCAGAAGACGGTAGCCGTCGATCAGAACCATCGCGAGGCTCAGCTTCGCCTTGGGAATCTTCTCTTGATGGATCGCAAGTTCGGCGAAGCGCGCGCCAAGGCGCAGATCATTCTCAAGAGCGAGCCGAACAATATCCGGGCCCAGATCCTGTTGGGAAACACCTACGCGGGCATAATCAGCGTGAACGATTCCATTGGCGAGGTCAGGCGGGGGTTCGAAGTCGAACCCAAGCTGCTCCCCTCCTACCTGCAACTGGGACCGGCACAGGATCCGGCCAGGCAGCCACAGATGGCGGAAGAGATCTTCAGGAAAGCTGCCGAAGCCGGCAATAGCTCCCCGGAAGCCCGGCTGGCCCTCGGCAACTTCTTCCTGATGAATCAGAGGCTCGCCGAGGCGGAGGAGCAGTTTAAGGGCGCGCTGCAGGCTGCCCCGCAATCCCGCGACACCGTGCAGGCACTGGCGTTCTTCTACCTGCAAGCCAGGAGATTTGACGAAGCCGGGCAGCTCTATCAACAGCTTGTGGAAATGAACAAAACGGATAGCCGCCAGCAGGCCGTCCTGGTTGATTTCTACCTGGCAGCCGGAAAAGTCGAGCAGGGTATTCAAACCCTTGAAAAAATGATTTCCGCCGAGCCCAAAAATCCCCTCCCCAAAAAGAGACTCGCCAATATCTACCTCAACCAAAGCTCATTCGATAAAGCCGAGAAACTGGCGGACGACATCCTCCGGGAAAATCCTAAAGAACTGGAAGCGCTCCTCCTCAAAGGAAGAATCCACTTGATCCGCAACCAGCCCACCGAGGCCATCAAAGAACTGCAGGTTGTGGTAAAAACCCAGCCGCGTTCCGCTACCGGCCATTTCTTCCTCGGCCTGGCATACCTGCAGTCCAAGAGCCCCGACCAGGCAGCCACTGAGCTGGAGACGGCAGTCAAAATCCTTGACCGCGCCGACCCGACTCTTCTTCAGGCATACCTGGCGCTGGCCCAACTCAGGCTGGATTCCGGCGATGCCGATGCCGCTATCCGCTACGCGCAGCAGGCGCTGAATCTCAACGCCACCGCCAGCCAGGCGCACCTCATGCTTGGAAGCGCATATGCAATGAAACAGGACTATGAAAACGCGGCGATTGAACTGGAAGGCTTCGTAAAGCAGAACCCTGGTAACCCGACCGGCTTCCAGCGCTTTGGCATGCTATATCTTGCGCGCGGCGATGCGGTCCGCGCGGAACTTCAGTTCGAGGCAGCACTGAAGATTGACCCGAACCACCTCGAAACGATCGCTTCCCTCTCGCAACTCTATCTCACGCAGAAAAAGCCGGAAAAGGCAATCCAGCGATTGACTGCGATCCTCGCCCAATCCCCGAATCAGCCTAAGGTGCATGAGGTACTGGCCAAGGTCTATCTGAGCCAGAAGGATCTGGCCAGAGCGGAGGAGGAATACCAGAAGGCACTTGCGATAGATCCAAAGAATACGGACCAGCAGGCGGCGCTCGCCGAGTTTTACGCAAGCATCGGCAGGCCTGAAAAAAGCATCGACACCCTTCACGCTATCCTGCGGGATAATCCGACTCAAACAGCCCCGCGGACGCGCGTGTCAGAGATCCTGCTGGCCACCAAACAATACGACAAGGTGGTTCAGGTGGCCGACGAGGCTCTCCAGAGCAATGTGAAGGACACCAGCGCCCTGCTCCTGAAGGGGCGCGCTCTGATGGCACAGAACAGAAGGAGCGAGGGCCTGGCGGTCTTGCAGAAGGCAGTTGAGAATGAACCCGGTTCGCAGGTTGCCCGATATTTCCTCGGACTGGCCTTCATGCAGGGCGGGGATCGCAAGCGGGCTGAGACGGAGTGGACCGACGGGGCCAACCGGGAAGGAAAGTATGCTCCCATCTATCTGGCGCTTGCGCAGTCCAAACTTGACGGCGGCGATGCCGATTCTGCCATCCGTTATTCCCAGCAGGCGCTGGACATGAACCCGAGGCTGAGCGCTGCGCGGCTTATTCTTGGCAGTGCATACGGCAGCAAGCGGGACTACCAACGAGCCAGTACCGACCTGGCAGAGTTTGTGCGATTGAATCCGGGCAATCCGGCCGGATTGCATCAACTCGGACTCTGCTACTTGAACCTGGGGAATCTACCGGAGGCTGAAGCCCAATTCGAGGCAGCCTTGACGAGCAGCCCGCAATTCACCGAGTCCATGGCGGCCCTTACCGACCTCTACATGAGACAGAATAAGCCGGAAAGAGCCATTCAGCGGTTGACCCAGCAGACCGCAAGATCTCCCCAAGATGCGCGCCTGCACCAGCTTCTGGCGCGGGTTTACCTCAGCCAGAAAAACAATCCGAAGGCCGAAGAGGAATATCAGAAGGCCATTGCGCTTGACCCCGGGAATCCGGCTCCGCGCGCCGACCTGGCAGATTATTACGCCGCTACCGGAAATGGAGACAAGAGCCTGGGGATCTATCAAGCTCTCATCAAGGACGATCCCGGAAATGTGACCCTCAAGAAGCGCCTGGCTGCTTCTTTTCTGAGCCAGAAGGCATTCGCCCAGGGCATCCAAGCGGTGGATGAGGTTTTGAAGGCCAATGCCAAGGACACCGAGGCCCGGATCCTGAAGGCGAGGATGCTCGTCGGCCAGAACAGGCTTCCAGAAGCTCTTGTTGAATTGCAGACGGCGGTAACCAATGATCGGGCTTCCGCCCCGGCACACTATTATCTGGGTCTGGCGCATTTTCAAAACAAAAACAATCAGATGGCCGAATCCGAGTGGAGTGAAGCACTACGTGCGGACGGCAGGTTCATCGCCGCAGCCGTCAGCCTCGCACAGCTCAAGCTTGATATGGCGGACCCGGACTCGGCCATGCGCTATGCCCAGCAGGCATTGAAGGTCAATCCGAACGCCGCCGACGCCCGCCTGATCCTGGGTACTGCCTATGCAGGCAAGGGGGCATTTAAAGAGGCAGCCGCCGAACTGGAGACGCTGGTAAAGCAGAACCCCACAAATCCCGTGGCCCTCTATCGTCTTGGTCAGGCATATGTAGAGCTGGGGGAGACGACAAAGGCCGAGGCCGCTTTTGAATCGGCCCTGCGAAGCAGTCCCGATAATCTGGACCCATTGGCGGGTCTGGCCAACCTGTATATAAGGAACAGGCAGCCCGAGAAAGCCCTGCAGCGAGTCAATCGACAGATTTCTGTGATGCCCATGGCGGCCAGGCTCTATGAGATTCTCGGTCAGATTTATCTGAGCGAGAAAAAATTCGCAAAGGCCGAGGAAGCCTATCGAAAGGCAATCTCGATTGACAAGAACAACATCACCGCCTATGGTCTGCTGGGACAGCTCTTTTTCGTTCAGAACTCGCGCGACAAGGCCATTCAGGAATTCAAGAACGCCCTGAAGGTGAATCCGAAGTCGCTCGGAGCGCATTTGATTCTGGGCTCGATCTACGATTTGCAGGGCGATCAGGAGGCGGCAAAATTCCATTATCGGGAGGCGCTCGACATTGACCCGAAATCCCCCGTAGCCGCCAACAACCTGGCCTGGCTGCTTGCAGAAACGGGAGGGGATCTGGACGAGGCGCTGAAACTGGCCCAGACGGCAAAGGAAAAATTACCTGCTTCGCCGAACGTCTCCGATACCCTTGGATGGGTCTATTACAGGAAAGGGGCGTACCGGCCCGCAATCGATCTGTTGCGGGACTGTGTGAGTATGGATCCGAAGAACGCCACTTATCATTTTCACCTCGGCATGGCGTACTTCAAGAGCGGCGATCGTGAGAGAGCAAGGGCTTCCCTCAGTCAAGCGATTCAATTGAACCCGTCGTTCCCGGGAATTGATGAAGCCAAGCAGACTCTAGCCAAGTTGTGAGTTAGCATTTCTCTGCGATCTCTGCGTCCTCTGCGTTGATATTTTGGTGTAGTTCCTTTGGAGGATTAAATGGCTGCAATCACGATTCATGCCGCGCGTAAAATCGCCATCACCTTGCTCCTGATTACTCTACTTCTGATCACCGGTTCGTGCTCCCAGGACCCGAAACAGCTCATCGAAACCGGCAAGAGTTATTTCGATCAAAAGAAGTACGGCGACGCACTCATACAGTTCCGGAAGGCCGTACAAGCGGATCCACGCCTGGCGGAGGCGCACTATCAATTGGGCCGCACCTATCTGGTCTCTTCATATTTTGCCGAAGCCAAACAAGAGCTCATGACCGCTGTCGATCTGGATCCAAACCACCTGCAAGCACAGCTCAAGCTGGGCAATCTCCTCCTTCTTGACCGCAAGGCTGCCGAGGCTCGCGGCAAGGCTGAACTCATATTGAAGCGGGATCCCAAGAATGTTCGCGCCCTGATATTGTTCGCCAATTCTTATGCCGGAGTCATTGATCTAAACAATTCGATTGAGGAACTCTGGATCGGGTATCGGGTAGAGCCAAGACTCTTGCCTTCCTACCTGGATCTTGGCGCCGATCTGAATGCCAGGCGCAACCCTGAACTTGCCGAACAAATCTATCAGAAAGCGATATCCAGCGATGACCGCTCAGTCGAAGCCCGACTCGCGCTCGCGAATTTTTACCTCTACTCCAAACGCCCCGCAGATGCGGAAGCAACCTTGAAATCCGCTCTGGCTCTCGATCCCAAGTCTGTGGATGCCAATCAAGCGCTGGGCTTCTTCTATCTCCAGGATAGGAAACTCGATCTTGCGGAACAAGTCTATAAAGAGTTGCAGGAGCTGTACCCCAAAGATGTCGGCCACAGCATGGTTCTGGCGGGCTTCTACCTCGCCGCCGAGAAAGTGGATAAATCGATAGCTACGCTGCAACAGATGGTTGCGGCCGACCCGAAGTACCTCCTCGCCCGGAAGCGCCTCGCAGACATTTATTTGAACCAGAGATCGTTCGAGCTGGCTGCGAACCAGGCCGACGAGATTCTCAAGCAAAGCGCAAGCGACGGCGACGCGCGCCTCATCAAGGGAAGGGTTCTTCTTTATCAGAAGAAGACGTCCGAATCTCTGGCAGAATTCCAGACGGTCGTAAAAGCATCTCCAGGATCCGCATGGGCACACTACTTTCTCGGCCTTGCGTACCTGCAGGCAGGAGACAGGTTGCACGCGGATGAGGAATTGTCATCAGCGCTCAAGAGAGACGAGACCCTTTTTCAAGCAAATCTCGCGATGGCCCAGCTCCGGCTGGATACCGGCGATTTCGAATCCGCTGTCCGCTATGCCAAACAGGCATTGAACCTGAACCCCAATGTCAGCGAGGCACACCTGATTCTCGGAAGCGCATACGCAAGCCTGGGAGATGCCCAGAACGGCAGTCATGAACTGGAGGATTTTGTCCGCATAAATCCCGATAATCTTGCAGGATTGCGCAATCTTGGTCTGCTCTACATGGCCCAGGGGGAGCAGGACCGGGCGGAGGCTAAGTTCGATGCGGCACTCAAGGCGGATCCGAAGGATTCTGATACCCTGGTTGCTCTCGCGAACCTCTATGCCAGCCAAAAGAGACCCGACAAGTCAGTCC from the Terriglobia bacterium genome contains:
- a CDS encoding tetratricopeptide repeat protein, whose protein sequence is MSRPTRSRCLILVIALLAFAAACSRDPRTFLENGKKQLSQGKYSEAIIELKNAIKRDPGLAEAHYQLGLAYLRLGTFPDAYQEFQKTVAVDQNHREAQLRLGNLLLMDRKFGEARAKAQIILKSEPNNIRAQILLGNTYAGIISVNDSIGEVRRGFEVEPKLLPSYLQLGPAQDPARQPQMAEEIFRKAAEAGNSSPEARLALGNFFLMNQRLAEAEEQFKGALQAAPQSRDTVQALAFFYLQARRFDEAGQLYQQLVEMNKTDSRQQAVLVDFYLAAGKVEQGIQTLEKMISAEPKNPLPKKRLANIYLNQSSFDKAEKLADDILRENPKELEALLLKGRIHLIRNQPTEAIKELQVVVKTQPRSATGHFFLGLAYLQSKSPDQAATELETAVKILDRADPTLLQAYLALAQLRLDSGDADAAIRYAQQALNLNATASQAHLMLGSAYAMKQDYENAAIELEGFVKQNPGNPTGFQRFGMLYLARGDAVRAELQFEAALKIDPNHLETIASLSQLYLTQKKPEKAIQRLTAILAQSPNQPKVHEVLAKVYLSQKDLARAEEEYQKALAIDPKNTDQQAALAEFYASIGRPEKSIDTLHAILRDNPTQTAPRTRVSEILLATKQYDKVVQVADEALQSNVKDTSALLLKGRALMAQNRRSEGLAVLQKAVENEPGSQVARYFLGLAFMQGGDRKRAETEWTDGANREGKYAPIYLALAQSKLDGGDADSAIRYSQQALDMNPRLSAARLILGSAYGSKRDYQRASTDLAEFVRLNPGNPAGLHQLGLCYLNLGNLPEAEAQFEAALTSSPQFTESMAALTDLYMRQNKPERAIQRLTQQTARSPQDARLHQLLARVYLSQKNNPKAEEEYQKAIALDPGNPAPRADLADYYAATGNGDKSLGIYQALIKDDPGNVTLKKRLAASFLSQKAFAQGIQAVDEVLKANAKDTEARILKARMLVGQNRLPEALVELQTAVTNDRASAPAHYYLGLAHFQNKNNQMAESEWSEALRADGRFIAAAVSLAQLKLDMADPDSAMRYAQQALKVNPNAADARLILGTAYAGKGAFKEAAAELETLVKQNPTNPVALYRLGQAYVELGETTKAEAAFESALRSSPDNLDPLAGLANLYIRNRQPEKALQRVNRQISVMPMAARLYEILGQIYLSEKKFAKAEEAYRKAISIDKNNITAYGLLGQLFFVQNSRDKAIQEFKNALKVNPKSLGAHLILGSIYDLQGDQEAAKFHYREALDIDPKSPVAANNLAWLLAETGGDLDEALKLAQTAKEKLPASPNVSDTLGWVYYRKGAYRPAIDLLRDCVSMDPKNATYHFHLGMAYFKSGDRERARASLSQAIQLNPSFPGIDEAKQTLAKL